A section of the Flavobacterium sp. CG_23.5 genome encodes:
- a CDS encoding YybH family protein: MRKNLNFQKFLSVCIAIVSCMFISTSCNSQKKENKETFNMAVAKKAVEKQNTIFTEAMNKSDSIAAANCYATDAKFMQPNAKAAVGKNNILHVMSAFMKMGMPKLSLKTIDVWGNSDLLLSEDEWTFTDKDGKELDRGKSLVAWKMEDGKWKMFRDCYNSDMPMPQAK; the protein is encoded by the coding sequence ATGAGAAAAAATTTAAATTTCCAGAAATTCTTGTCTGTTTGCATCGCTATTGTCAGCTGTATGTTTATTTCAACAAGTTGTAATTCTCAAAAAAAAGAGAATAAAGAAACTTTCAATATGGCAGTTGCCAAAAAAGCTGTTGAGAAACAAAACACAATTTTTACTGAGGCAATGAACAAAAGCGACTCGATAGCTGCAGCCAATTGCTACGCTACAGATGCAAAATTTATGCAGCCTAATGCAAAAGCTGCTGTTGGCAAAAATAATATTCTTCACGTAATGTCGGCTTTTATGAAAATGGGAATGCCAAAACTCAGTTTGAAAACCATAGATGTTTGGGGAAATAGTGATTTGCTCTTATCCGAAGATGAATGGACATTTACCGATAAAGACGGAAAAGAATTAGACCGAGGAAAGTCGTTAGTCGCTTGGAAAATGGAAGATGGAAAATGGAAAATGTTCCGTGACTGCTATAATTCTGATATGCCAATGCCACAAGCTAAATAA
- a CDS encoding DUF6799 domain-containing protein, which yields MKNLFVLLVVAFFSMGVMAHESKIDKNKVDDSKIVQIKDHVMMSDGKMMMVKDGKMMMMNREMTMSNGTMVYPSGMVKMKNGKSMMMKNGDMIAMNGMMMNKMNDYVHMKNGKMMMMKNGKMMMMQKDMKLSNGSVVSPSGMVKMKNGKSMMIENGQMMDMNGMMMMKTKSKMEMEKEKMNKK from the coding sequence ATGAAAAATTTATTTGTGTTATTGGTGGTTGCTTTTTTCTCCATGGGAGTGATGGCTCATGAGAGCAAAATTGATAAAAATAAGGTGGATGATTCAAAAATTGTGCAAATTAAGGACCATGTAATGATGAGTGACGGTAAAATGATGATGGTAAAGGACGGTAAAATGATGATGATGAATAGAGAAATGACAATGAGTAACGGCACAATGGTTTACCCTAGCGGAATGGTGAAAATGAAAAATGGAAAATCCATGATGATGAAAAACGGGGACATGATCGCTATGAATGGAATGATGATGAACAAAATGAATGATTATGTGCACATGAAAAATGGGAAGATGATGATGATGAAAAATGGGAAAATGATGATGATGCAAAAAGATATGAAATTAAGTAATGGTTCAGTAGTTTCTCCTAGCGGAATGGTGAAAATGAAAAACGGAAAATCTATGATGATTGAAAACGGTCAAATGATGGATATGAATGGAATGATGATGATGAAAACCAAATCTAAAATGGAAATGGAAAAAGAAAAAATGAACAAAAAGTAG
- the pepT gene encoding peptidase T, with protein sequence MQHIIDRFISYVTIDTESDANSETTPSTAKQWDLANKLVEELKTIGMQDVTIDDKAYIMATLPSNVIHEVPTIGFISHFDTTPDFTGANVKPQIIPNYDGKDIVLNAEQNIILSPNYFKDLLLYKGQTLITTDGTTLLGADDKAGITEIVTAMEFLIKNPEIKHGKIRVGFTPDEEIGRGAHHFDVDKFGAEWAYTMDGSQIGELEYENFNAAGAKIILKGKSVHPGYAKGKMINSMLIANDFLNQLPLGETPEETKGYEGFFHVHHLTGSIEETVLELIIRDHNKKKFEKRKELIEKITKKINKKFAKQFGEDIVVTEIKDQYYNMKEKVLPVKHIVDIAEKAMKEIGIKPLIKPIRGGTDGSQLSYKGLPCPNIFAGGHNFHGKYEYVPVESMQKAVEVIVKIAELTAIGDFSKSK encoded by the coding sequence ATGCAACATATTATAGATCGATTTATCAGCTATGTAACCATCGATACAGAATCTGACGCCAACTCTGAAACCACGCCAAGTACAGCCAAACAATGGGATCTGGCCAATAAACTCGTTGAGGAATTGAAAACTATTGGGATGCAAGACGTAACAATAGATGACAAAGCATACATCATGGCTACCTTGCCAAGTAATGTTATTCATGAAGTACCAACTATTGGATTCATTTCACACTTTGACACTACACCCGATTTTACCGGAGCCAATGTAAAACCTCAAATTATTCCTAATTATGATGGTAAAGACATTGTGTTAAATGCAGAACAAAATATTATATTATCACCTAATTATTTTAAAGATTTGTTATTGTACAAGGGACAAACGTTGATTACAACTGACGGCACAACCTTGTTAGGTGCCGATGATAAAGCTGGAATAACCGAAATTGTTACCGCAATGGAGTTCCTAATTAAAAATCCAGAAATCAAACACGGAAAAATCAGAGTAGGTTTTACACCTGATGAAGAAATTGGTCGTGGTGCACATCATTTTGATGTAGATAAATTCGGAGCTGAATGGGCGTATACTATGGATGGTAGCCAAATAGGTGAACTGGAATATGAGAATTTTAATGCGGCTGGTGCCAAAATTATTTTGAAAGGAAAAAGTGTTCACCCTGGCTATGCCAAAGGAAAGATGATTAATTCCATGTTGATTGCCAATGATTTCCTCAATCAACTGCCTCTAGGTGAAACTCCAGAAGAAACTAAAGGATACGAAGGATTTTTTCATGTACACCATTTAACCGGAAGTATTGAAGAAACAGTTTTGGAACTTATTATAAGAGATCATAACAAGAAAAAATTTGAAAAACGTAAAGAATTAATTGAGAAAATTACCAAAAAAATCAATAAAAAATTTGCGAAACAATTTGGTGAGGATATTGTTGTAACCGAAATAAAAGACCAATATTACAATATGAAAGAAAAGGTATTGCCTGTAAAACATATTGTAGATATTGCAGAGAAAGCCATGAAAGAAATAGGTATTAAACCGCTTATTAAGCCCATTCGAGGCGGAACTGACGGTTCTCAATTATCTTATAAAGGATTGCCTTGTCCTAATATTTTTGCGGGTGGACATAATTTTCACGGGAAATACGAATACGTTCCAGTAGAAAGCATGCAAAAAGCAGTTGAAGTAATTGTAAAAATTGCGGAATTAACAGCAATTGGCGATTTCTCTAAAAGTAAATAA
- the yajC gene encoding preprotein translocase subunit YajC, with protein MGQLTQFAPFLLMFVVIYFFMIRPQQKKAKSEKEFESTLKVGDKIITKSGLHGKVSELGDTTVIVETMSGKLKMERSAISMEMSAALNTAVVKK; from the coding sequence ATGGGACAATTAACTCAATTTGCGCCGTTTCTATTAATGTTTGTGGTGATTTATTTCTTCATGATTAGACCACAACAAAAGAAAGCTAAAAGCGAAAAAGAATTTGAAAGTACTTTGAAAGTAGGCGATAAGATTATTACAAAAAGTGGTCTTCATGGAAAAGTTTCTGAGCTTGGGGATACAACGGTTATTGTTGAGACTATGTCAGGAAAATTAAAAATGGAGCGTTCCGCTATTTCAATGGAAATGAGTGCGGCTCTAAATACTGCAGTAGTAAAAAAATAA
- the nusB gene encoding transcription antitermination factor NusB, translating to MQSIYAMHQNGSDNLEKEEKFLFYSIDNIQDLYLIMLSSLIEICKKETIFLHKSSLKHLATPEERKPNEKFIKNSIFQILSENNSLSIALENRKIDNWTLNDDYILLLLNDIKSSELYGKYMSNSINTFEEDKQFIVDLFMDVIVPNEKLYEYLEDDKLTWVDDIPLVNTHIIKQLKAIKSGENDNFRVPKLYKDNEDKDFVRDLFRKTVLNETEFAKEYVDKTPNWDSDRIAEIDTIILKMAICEFLKFPSIPVKVTLNEYLEVAKEYSTPKSSIFINGILDNLVKELQANKKMIKAGRGLM from the coding sequence ATGCAATCCATTTATGCGATGCATCAAAATGGTTCTGATAATCTTGAAAAAGAAGAAAAATTTCTTTTTTATAGTATCGACAATATTCAAGATTTATACCTAATAATGCTTTCTTCCCTGATTGAAATTTGTAAAAAAGAAACGATCTTTTTACATAAATCGTCTCTGAAACATCTTGCCACTCCAGAAGAGCGTAAGCCAAATGAAAAATTTATTAAAAATAGTATTTTTCAAATTCTTTCAGAAAACAATTCACTAAGTATTGCTCTTGAAAATCGTAAAATTGACAATTGGACATTGAACGATGATTATATTTTATTACTTCTTAATGATATAAAGTCAAGTGAGTTGTATGGAAAATACATGAGCAATTCAATCAACACATTCGAAGAAGATAAACAGTTTATTGTTGATTTATTTATGGATGTAATTGTCCCTAATGAAAAATTATATGAATATTTAGAAGATGATAAATTAACTTGGGTGGACGATATTCCATTGGTTAATACTCATATCATCAAACAACTGAAAGCTATTAAATCTGGTGAAAATGACAATTTCAGAGTTCCAAAATTGTATAAAGACAACGAGGACAAAGATTTTGTTAGAGATTTGTTTAGAAAAACGGTCTTGAATGAAACGGAATTTGCTAAAGAATATGTTGATAAAACGCCAAATTGGGACAGCGACAGAATTGCTGAAATTGACACCATTATTCTTAAAATGGCTATCTGTGAATTTCTAAAATTTCCATCGATTCCAGTAAAAGTTACGCTTAACGAATATTTAGAAGTTGCTAAAGAGTATTCTACTCCAAAAAGTAGTATTTTTATCAACGGAATTTTAGATAATTTAGTAAAAGAGCTGCAGGCTAATAAAAAAATGATTAAAGCCGGTCGTGGTTTAATGTAA
- a CDS encoding Glu/Leu/Phe/Val dehydrogenase — protein sequence MNAAFTTGKELQKMDPVFGQLSFDDHEQIVFCNDKDTGLKAIIGIHNSVMGPALGGTRMYNYANEWEALNDVLRLSRGMTYKAAITGLNIGGGKAVIIGDAKTQKTPELMRKFGEFVHSLSGRYITAEDVGMETADMDIVRDVTPYVTGISESRGGSGNPSPVTAYGVYLGMKAAAKQQFGSDVLNGKKVLVQGIGHVGETLVDYLTKEGAIVTIADINEEKLYEVGSKYGATIFTGDDLYTADVDIYAPCAMGATINDATVHKIKAKVIAGAANNQLANENIHGAILQERGILYAPDFLINAGGIINVYAELAHYDKAEIMRKTENIYNTTLEIFAFAIANGITTHHAALTIAQNRIDQRKIENR from the coding sequence ATGAATGCAGCTTTCACAACTGGAAAGGAACTTCAAAAAATGGATCCCGTTTTTGGTCAATTATCATTTGATGATCACGAACAAATTGTATTTTGCAACGACAAAGATACAGGTTTAAAAGCAATTATTGGTATTCATAATTCGGTTATGGGGCCTGCTTTAGGCGGTACTCGCATGTATAATTATGCCAATGAATGGGAAGCTTTAAATGACGTATTGCGACTTTCTCGTGGTATGACTTATAAAGCAGCCATTACAGGACTGAATATTGGTGGAGGTAAGGCAGTTATCATTGGCGATGCCAAAACCCAAAAAACTCCTGAGTTGATGCGTAAGTTTGGTGAGTTTGTACATTCACTAAGCGGAAGATATATTACTGCCGAAGATGTAGGGATGGAGACCGCAGATATGGATATCGTCAGAGACGTGACGCCTTATGTGACAGGAATTTCTGAATCAAGAGGCGGTTCTGGAAATCCATCACCTGTGACCGCTTACGGAGTATATCTTGGTATGAAAGCAGCTGCGAAACAGCAATTTGGTTCGGATGTACTTAACGGGAAAAAAGTATTGGTACAAGGAATTGGTCACGTTGGAGAAACTTTAGTTGATTATTTGACAAAAGAAGGTGCAATAGTTACCATCGCAGATATTAATGAAGAAAAATTGTACGAAGTTGGATCTAAATACGGTGCCACAATATTCACAGGTGATGATTTATATACTGCTGATGTTGATATTTATGCGCCTTGTGCGATGGGAGCAACGATAAATGATGCTACTGTACATAAAATAAAAGCGAAAGTAATTGCTGGTGCTGCGAATAACCAATTAGCAAATGAGAATATTCACGGTGCTATTTTGCAAGAAAGAGGTATTCTTTACGCTCCTGATTTTTTGATTAATGCTGGTGGTATTATTAATGTTTATGCAGAATTAGCGCATTATGACAAAGCGGAAATCATGCGTAAAACAGAGAATATTTACAATACAACGCTGGAGATTTTTGCGTTCGCAATTGCTAATGGAATTACAACGCATCATGCGGCTTTGACTATAGCTCAAAATCGTATTGATCAAAGAAAGATAGAGAATAGATAG
- a CDS encoding ABC transporter ATP-binding protein, with amino-acid sequence MKELRYLNKYFVKYKYSFSLGILFTIIAQIFSLFTPKLISKSFKVIESYSKDKNVAISVIREELISNILLIIATTIVAGFLTFLMRQTLIVMSRHIEFDLKNEVFRQYENLSQNFYKQNRTGDLMNRISEDVSKVRMYVGPAVMYTINTFIRFTIVIVYMYNVSPRLTLYTILPLPILSFCIFKLSSEINIRSTIFQQYLSKVSSFSQEIFSGIRVIKAYSLEDQHQNNMVDLANESKSKSLNLAKVQSLFGPLMLALIGISNLVVIYFGGLMYIDGTIKSIGTIAEFILYVNMLTWPVASLGWVSSMVQEAEASQKRLNEFLKIEPEIKNNNPKKSIIEGTISFENVSYTYEDTNIQALKNVTFTVKKGETLAILGKTGSGKSTISSLISRLYDVTSGKLNIDGNEISTVNLYDLRNSIGIVPQDAFLFSDSIKNNIKFGKENATDQEVETAAKNAVVHDNILGFNKQYDTILGERGITLSGGQKQRVSIARAIIKNPPILLFDDCLSAVDTETEEAILNNLFEICKDKTTIIVSHRVSSAKNADNIIILEDGKIIQQGSHNQLINQEGYYASLYLKQLSEKELL; translated from the coding sequence ATGAAAGAATTACGCTATTTAAATAAATACTTTGTCAAATACAAATACAGTTTTTCTCTTGGTATTTTATTTACCATCATCGCACAAATATTTTCTTTGTTTACACCAAAATTAATTAGCAAATCCTTCAAAGTAATTGAATCTTATTCTAAAGATAAAAACGTAGCCATTTCGGTGATTCGTGAAGAATTAATTTCGAATATTTTACTGATAATTGCGACTACTATTGTTGCTGGTTTTCTTACTTTTTTGATGAGACAAACCTTAATTGTTATGTCGCGACACATTGAATTCGATTTGAAAAATGAAGTCTTTAGACAATATGAAAACTTATCACAGAATTTCTACAAACAAAACCGTACCGGCGATTTAATGAACCGCATTAGCGAGGATGTTTCAAAAGTAAGAATGTATGTAGGCCCTGCCGTTATGTACACCATAAATACTTTTATTCGTTTTACAATTGTGATCGTATATATGTATAACGTATCGCCACGATTGACTTTGTATACTATTCTTCCTCTACCCATATTATCATTTTGTATCTTCAAATTAAGCTCGGAAATCAATATACGAAGTACCATTTTCCAGCAATATTTATCAAAAGTTTCCAGTTTCTCTCAAGAAATATTTTCGGGAATTCGAGTTATAAAAGCCTACTCATTGGAAGATCAGCACCAAAACAACATGGTGGATTTAGCGAATGAGAGCAAAAGCAAAAGTTTAAACTTAGCCAAAGTGCAATCACTATTTGGACCATTGATGTTGGCGCTGATAGGAATAAGCAACTTAGTGGTGATTTATTTTGGTGGATTAATGTACATTGATGGCACCATAAAAAGTATTGGAACCATAGCAGAATTTATTTTGTATGTCAACATGCTTACTTGGCCAGTGGCATCATTAGGTTGGGTTTCGTCAATGGTGCAAGAAGCCGAAGCTTCTCAAAAACGTCTCAATGAATTTCTTAAAATTGAACCCGAAATAAAAAATAATAACCCTAAAAAATCTATTATTGAAGGCACAATTTCTTTCGAAAATGTAAGTTACACTTACGAAGACACCAATATTCAAGCTTTAAAAAATGTAACTTTTACGGTCAAAAAAGGGGAAACATTAGCAATTCTTGGAAAAACAGGATCAGGAAAATCAACTATTTCCTCTTTAATCTCTCGATTATATGACGTAACGAGTGGAAAATTAAATATCGACGGAAATGAAATAAGCACAGTCAATCTTTATGACTTGCGAAATAGCATTGGAATCGTGCCACAAGATGCCTTCTTATTTTCGGATAGTATCAAAAACAACATTAAGTTTGGTAAAGAAAATGCTACCGATCAAGAAGTAGAAACAGCTGCAAAAAATGCGGTGGTTCATGACAACATCCTTGGTTTCAATAAACAATACGATACCATATTAGGCGAAAGAGGAATCACGCTTTCCGGAGGTCAAAAACAGCGCGTTTCTATAGCCCGAGCGATTATCAAAAACCCTCCAATTTTACTTTTTGACGATTGTTTATCCGCTGTTGATACGGAAACCGAAGAAGCGATTTTGAACAATTTATTTGAAATTTGCAAGGATAAAACGACCATTATTGTAAGTCACCGAGTTTCATCTGCTAAAAATGCTGATAATATTATCATTCTTGAGGATGGAAAAATTATCCAACAAGGTTCTCATAATCAATTGATAAATCAAGAAGGATACTATGCCTCCTTATATTTAAAACAACTTTCGGAAAAAGAATTGCTTTAA
- a CDS encoding PUR family DNA/RNA-binding protein, with amino-acid sequence MRENDMLEKEEIFSKVLRAGRRTYFFDVRATKADDYYITITESKKFTEEDGSFHFKKHKIYLYKEDFAAFAEILGEMTSYVLNHKGEEVISERHQKDFKKEYASDKTDDDILPKTSSFTDIDFDDI; translated from the coding sequence ATGAGAGAAAATGACATGTTAGAAAAAGAAGAGATATTTTCAAAAGTTCTACGAGCTGGAAGAAGAACATATTTCTTTGATGTGAGGGCTACAAAAGCAGATGATTATTATATTACAATTACCGAAAGCAAAAAATTTACTGAAGAAGATGGCTCATTCCATTTTAAAAAACATAAAATTTATTTGTACAAAGAAGATTTTGCTGCTTTCGCAGAAATTTTAGGGGAAATGACATCCTATGTATTAAACCACAAAGGAGAAGAAGTAATCTCTGAAAGACACCAAAAAGATTTCAAAAAAGAATATGCTTCAGATAAAACAGATGATGATATCCTACCAAAAACATCTAGTTTTACCGATATAGATTTTGACGATATTTAA
- the mgtA gene encoding magnesium-translocating P-type ATPase, which translates to MKTSATANFWQFDTNYWLQKLNSSNKGLSKTAADKILSQSEHIKRNKSVFRKDVTLFIGQFKSPLMLLLIGAVVLSAFLGDTSDVFIILFIVLSTGLLSFFQERNAGRFVEKLQSLIALKSNVLRDGKEQEIFSYEVVTGDIIILKAGDMLPADCLIIEANELHANEASLTGESYPTAKETGVLDPNTALAKRTNSLWEGTNIVSGTAKALVINTGNNTIFGNIAKSATTTVETKFEKGIKDFGYFLMRITLVLSLFILVVNLLYHKNVIDSALFALALAVGMAPELLPAITTIAMSAGAKRMLDKKVIVKKLSSIQNLGEVNLLCTDKTGTITEGAIIISGAVDGLGTENQFVKELAYWNAFFESGYANPIDEAIKKLELQTKIIPVKMGEVPYDFIRKRLSIAVKNAPNKLLISKGAFNQIISICTSIRLSDGSVENIESHKTETEKKFNQFGINGFRTIAVCYKNIAADSISKEDETNMIFAGFILLEDPIKAGIIETIDELKKLQVHLKIISGDNKNVALSIALKIGIKDPIVMTGKELFSTSPEALRQLVKKTHIFAEVEPQQKERLIQSLRTTYTVAYVGDGINDVSALSAADIGISVENAVDVAREAADFVLMEKDLKVIIDGIKEGRKTFANTLKYIFINTGSTFGNMFSVAIASLLLPFLPMLPKQILLTNFITDFPYLTIASDNVDEEQLQRPGKWNLKLIRNYMVIFGIHSSIFDVITFLILYYILKVKESAFQTAWFVESILTELFILFIIRTHKNFFKSQPGKYLFILSFVGLILTLILPYLPFADKVGLSPLPFLNMGIMLLIVDIYILTADLLKVWFFKKHMQS; encoded by the coding sequence ATGAAAACTTCAGCAACCGCGAATTTTTGGCAATTCGACACAAACTATTGGCTTCAAAAACTGAATAGTAGTAACAAAGGTTTGTCTAAAACTGCTGCCGATAAAATACTATCACAGTCGGAACATATCAAAAGAAATAAATCGGTTTTCAGGAAAGATGTGACTCTTTTTATAGGACAATTTAAAAGCCCATTGATGCTGTTATTGATTGGTGCTGTAGTATTATCGGCTTTTCTTGGCGATACCTCCGATGTGTTTATTATCCTCTTTATTGTTTTATCTACAGGTTTACTTAGTTTTTTCCAAGAAAGAAATGCAGGACGGTTTGTCGAAAAATTACAGTCGTTGATTGCTTTAAAAAGCAATGTTTTGAGAGATGGGAAAGAACAGGAAATTTTCTCTTATGAAGTGGTAACTGGAGATATTATTATTTTGAAAGCCGGAGACATGCTGCCGGCTGATTGTCTAATAATTGAAGCTAACGAATTGCATGCAAATGAAGCCAGTTTAACTGGAGAATCTTACCCAACGGCAAAAGAAACTGGGGTTTTAGACCCAAATACCGCATTGGCGAAAAGAACTAATTCGCTTTGGGAAGGTACTAATATCGTCAGCGGAACGGCAAAAGCGTTAGTAATTAATACAGGTAACAATACCATTTTTGGAAATATTGCGAAAAGTGCAACCACAACGGTAGAAACTAAATTTGAAAAAGGAATTAAAGACTTTGGTTATTTTCTAATGAGGATAACATTGGTTCTTTCACTCTTTATTTTAGTGGTCAATCTATTATACCACAAAAATGTTATTGACTCGGCTTTATTTGCTTTGGCTTTAGCCGTAGGAATGGCGCCCGAGCTATTACCAGCCATCACAACAATTGCGATGAGCGCTGGGGCAAAAAGAATGTTGGACAAAAAAGTTATTGTCAAGAAACTATCTTCTATTCAAAATTTAGGCGAAGTAAATTTATTATGCACGGACAAAACTGGAACAATTACAGAAGGAGCAATTATAATATCAGGCGCGGTAGATGGTCTTGGCACCGAAAATCAATTTGTAAAAGAACTCGCTTATTGGAATGCTTTTTTTGAGTCTGGTTATGCCAATCCAATAGATGAAGCGATAAAAAAATTGGAATTGCAAACAAAAATTATTCCCGTAAAAATGGGCGAAGTTCCATATGATTTTATTCGAAAAAGATTAAGCATTGCAGTCAAAAATGCCCCAAATAAGTTATTAATCAGTAAAGGAGCATTTAACCAGATTATCAGTATTTGCACTAGCATCCGTTTAAGCGATGGCAGCGTTGAAAACATTGAATCTCACAAAACTGAAACTGAGAAAAAATTCAATCAATTTGGGATTAACGGTTTTCGAACCATTGCAGTCTGTTATAAAAACATCGCAGCCGACAGTATTTCAAAAGAAGATGAAACAAATATGATTTTTGCGGGTTTTATTTTGCTTGAAGATCCTATAAAAGCTGGAATCATAGAAACCATTGACGAGTTAAAAAAACTACAAGTACATCTAAAAATAATTTCGGGCGACAACAAAAACGTGGCACTTTCTATTGCGTTGAAAATTGGAATAAAAGATCCTATTGTAATGACTGGAAAAGAACTTTTTAGTACAAGTCCGGAGGCGTTACGACAATTAGTAAAAAAAACACACATTTTTGCGGAAGTGGAACCTCAACAAAAGGAACGTCTTATTCAATCTTTACGAACAACATATACTGTCGCGTATGTGGGTGATGGCATAAATGATGTTTCGGCTTTAAGTGCTGCCGATATCGGGATTTCTGTCGAAAATGCAGTGGATGTCGCCCGAGAAGCTGCCGATTTTGTATTAATGGAAAAAGACTTGAAAGTCATAATTGATGGTATAAAAGAAGGTAGAAAAACTTTTGCAAATACCTTAAAATACATCTTTATCAACACCGGTTCCACTTTTGGGAATATGTTTAGCGTGGCAATAGCTTCCTTATTACTACCTTTTTTACCCATGCTTCCAAAGCAAATTCTGCTGACTAACTTTATTACTGACTTCCCATATCTCACCATAGCATCAGATAATGTTGACGAGGAACAACTTCAGAGACCGGGCAAATGGAATTTGAAATTGATTCGGAATTACATGGTCATTTTTGGCATACACAGTTCTATCTTCGATGTAATCACTTTTCTAATCCTTTATTATATATTAAAAGTAAAAGAATCGGCTTTTCAAACGGCTTGGTTCGTAGAATCAATACTTACAGAACTTTTTATTTTATTTATCATACGAACGCACAAAAATTTCTTTAAAAGCCAACCCGGTAAATACCTATTTATTTTGAGTTTTGTTGGATTAATACTAACATTGATTCTACCCTATTTACCCTTTGCAGATAAAGTAGGACTTTCTCCATTACCTTTTCTCAATATGGGAATAATGTTACTAATCGTCGACATTTATATCCTAACTGCTGATCTACTGAAAGTTTGGTTTTTCAAAAAACATATGCAGTCTTAA
- a CDS encoding RBBP9/YdeN family alpha/beta hydrolase has translation METKLLILAGLGDSGEKHWQSYWLQKFKNATKVAQENWDEPQLDDWLDKLQEAISQLDSPTILVAHSLAVSMVLHWAAANNNPNIIGALLVAPADVDSEDHTPETIWNFSPMPIKKLDFPSIVITSDNDPYISSERAQYFAQMWDSDFINIGQKGHINSDSNLEFWEEGQLILEQLIHKINRQ, from the coding sequence ATGGAAACGAAACTATTAATATTGGCAGGACTCGGCGATTCCGGAGAAAAACATTGGCAAAGCTATTGGTTACAAAAATTTAAAAATGCCACTAAGGTGGCCCAAGAGAATTGGGATGAACCACAATTAGACGATTGGCTTGATAAATTACAGGAAGCAATTTCACAATTAGATTCTCCAACCATTTTGGTGGCACATAGTCTTGCTGTATCTATGGTTTTGCATTGGGCTGCAGCAAATAATAATCCCAATATAATTGGGGCGTTATTAGTTGCGCCAGCCGATGTTGATTCCGAAGATCATACTCCAGAAACGATTTGGAATTTTTCTCCGATGCCAATTAAAAAATTAGATTTCCCATCTATTGTTATCACGAGTGATAATGATCCCTATATTTCATCGGAAAGAGCCCAATATTTTGCGCAAATGTGGGATAGCGACTTTATAAATATTGGACAAAAAGGACACATCAATTCCGATTCAAATTTGGAATTCTGGGAAGAAGGCCAATTGATTTTGGAACAATTAATTCATAAAATTAATCGACAATAA
- a CDS encoding four-helix bundle copper-binding protein yields the protein MEKQSMIDVLHFCAAQCTHCYDACHLEKEMEMAHCMMNDQDCADICRLTAQLMERNSENTDIFLKLCGEMCERCATECEKHPDMEHCKKCAEACRKCAEMCSEQQLAH from the coding sequence ATGGAAAAGCAAAGTATGATTGACGTATTGCATTTTTGTGCTGCACAATGCACACACTGTTATGATGCATGCCATTTAGAAAAAGAAATGGAAATGGCTCATTGCATGATGAACGACCAAGACTGTGCGGATATATGCCGTTTAACAGCGCAGTTAATGGAACGAAATTCTGAAAATACAGATATTTTTCTAAAACTATGTGGAGAAATGTGTGAAAGATGTGCCACTGAATGTGAAAAACATCCCGACATGGAACATTGTAAAAAATGCGCAGAAGCTTGCCGTAAATGTGCAGAAATGTGTAGTGAACAACAATTGGCACATTAA
- a CDS encoding tRNA-binding protein: MELTWSDFEKVEMRVGTILEVNDFPEARKPAYQLTIDFGNVIGIRKTSAQITKRYEKEDLVNRQIVAVVNFPKKQIGKFMSECLVLGAVGEEGDVILLSPDFKIENGLRIG; the protein is encoded by the coding sequence ATGGAATTAACTTGGTCTGATTTTGAAAAAGTAGAAATGCGTGTAGGAACTATTTTGGAAGTCAATGATTTTCCTGAAGCTCGAAAACCAGCTTACCAACTCACAATAGATTTTGGTAACGTAATTGGAATCCGAAAAACCTCGGCACAAATTACCAAACGTTACGAAAAAGAAGATTTGGTAAACCGTCAAATTGTAGCAGTGGTAAATTTTCCTAAAAAACAAATTGGCAAATTCATGAGCGAATGTCTTGTCCTCGGTGCAGTGGGCGAGGAAGGTGATGTAATATTGTTATCACCTGATTTCAAGATTGAAAATGGATTGCGTATTGGTTGA